CGTATCCGATGAGCGACGTGGCCACCTGGCCGGAGAGCACCACCAGCGGAATGGAGTCCATATACGCAGTGGCAATACCGGTAATCGCATTGGTGGCGCCGGGGCCGGAGGTCACAAGTACCACACCCACCTCACCCGTGGCACGGGCCAGACCATCAGCCATATGCACCGCAGCCTGCTCATGACGCACCAGCACATGATCAATGCCGCCAATGGTGTGTAGCGCGTCATAAATATCCAGCACTGCGCCACCGGGGTATCCAAATACTTGTTTGACGCCCTGATCGATAAGCGATCGGACGACCATCTCGGCTCCAGACAACATCTCCATCATTTGCCTCCAGGCTGTTGTGTTGCGTCGGGCGCCGGAAATCGTTCCCGGTTCGCCCATCTGGCAGGGTGGCCCCTGCCTGGTGTTGTTTTTTCTTATCCGGTTAACATAACCGCTCAAAATCGGCCAGGCAATCGCCATTCTGGCACCACTCAGCGCCCCGGGGATGGCGAGTTACTGATAAAGTCAGATTTAACAGCGAAAAAATCTATATCGCCACGTCGGCTCAGTTCATTTATTTCGCCATAAGCAACACTTATGGTTATTAATCAAATAAATCATCCCGCAGACGGTTGTAAGCCATTTCGTCATGGCGAATATCAGGATAAAAATCCATATCGCCATTTTTATCCAGCACGGGCCGCCGCCGGAAAATCGATATTTATCGATTCCACATGCACCTCTTTGCGTGACAATTAAAAATTCATTTAAATCAACTGATTGTAAATATTTTATTATTATCCACACCGCCATGTGATTATCGTTACACACAGTGGGGATGGATGGGGAATAACACCACGCCGGGCCGTAAAATAGCAATATAACGATTTCAGTCTCTGGCGCAGGCAAAAACACAGTGAATAAATCTAAATATTTGCCAAACAACCAGCAGACTACGCTGCGTTATTTTTCATTAGCATAAATGATTTTTAGTGATCAGAAAAAACATCTGTTGACACGCCCGCCCATATCAAGTACCACTAAAAGCATTCACTATTACTGGGGTCTGACTCAATGATTCACACTCAACGCCTACTCGGTCTACTACTAATCGCATTTTTCGTGCGCGGTAGCCTGGTGGGCGGCGTTGAACCTTGAGCCTTCTGACCAGCCAAAAAACCCGCGCCGTTGCGCGGGTTTTTTTTTGCCCTCGCCACGGCGCCAGAACCAAAAACAGGACGAAACCCATGAGCCAGCAAGTCATTATTTTCGATACGACATTACGTGATGGTGAACAGGCACTGCAGGCCAGCCTGAGTGTGAAGGAAAAACTGCAAATTGCGCTGGCCCTGGAGCGGATGGGCATTGACGTGATGGAAGTGGGTTTTCCGGTCTCTTCACCGGGTGATTTTGAGTCCGTTCAGACCATTGCCCGCAACATCAAAAACAGCCGGGTGTGTGGCCTGGCACGCTGTGTGGAAAAAGATATCGACGTGGCAGCAGAGTCATTACGCGTCGCAGAGGCGTTTCGCATCCACACGTTTATCGCCACCTCACCCATGCATATCGCCACCAAATTACGCAGCACCCTGGACGAGGTGATTGAGCGCGCGGTGTATATGGTGAAGCGGGCGCGTAATTATACCGACGATGTCGAATTCTCCTGTGAAGATGCCGGTCGTACCCCCATTGCCGATCTGGCCTGGGTTGTGGAGGCGGCCATCAGCGCGGGTGCCACCACCATCAATATCCCGGACACCGTGGGCTACACCATGCCGTTTGAGTTCTCAAACATCATTAGCGGCCTGTACCAGCGGGTGCCGAATATCGATAAAGCCATCATCTCAGTGCATACCCATGACGATCTGGGCATGGCGGTGGGCAACGCAATCGCCGCCGTGCACGCAGGCGCACGCCAGGTTGAAGGCACCATTAACGGCATTGGCGAGCGCGCCGGTAACTGCTCACTGGAAGAAGTGATCATGGCTATCAAAGTGCGCAAAGACATTATGGGCGTGCACACCAATACCCGGCATAACGAAATCTGGCGCACCAGCCAGACAGTAAGCCAGCTGTGCAATATGCCGATTCCGGCCAACAAAGCGGTGGTTGGCGCCGGTGCCTTTGCCCACTCTTCGGGTATCCACCAGGACGGGGTACTGAAAAACCGCGAAAACTACGAAATCATGACCCCGGAGTCCATCGGCCTGAACCAGGTGCAACTGAACCTGACCTCCCGATCAGGGCGTGCGGCAGTGAAACACCGCATGGAGGAAATGGGCTATAAGGAAAGTGACTACAACATGGACGACCTGTACGACGCGTTCCTGAAGCTGGCCGACAAAAAAGGCCAGGTATTTGATTACGATTTAGAAGCGCTGGCCTTTATTAATAAACAGCAGGAAGAGCCGGAGCATTTCCGTCTGGACTACTTCAATGTGCAGTCAGGCTCCAGCGTGGTCTCCACCGCGACAGTACAACTGGCCTGCGGCGATGAAGTGAAATCTGAAGCCTGCACCGGCAACGGCCCGGTGGATGCGGTCTACCAGGCTATCCACCGGATCACCGGCTACGACGTAGAGCTGGTCACCTACCAGTTAGGCGCCAAAGGCCAGGGTAAAAACGCCCTCGGCCAGGTCGATATTGTGGTCAATTACCAGGGCCGCCGTTTCCACGGTATTGGCCTGGCAACCGACATTGTTGAATCCTCCGCCAAGGCCATGGTGCATGTCCTGAACAATATCTGGCGCGCAGGGGAAGTCGAAAAAGAATTACAACGTAAAGCTGAAAAAGAATCCAACCAGGAAACCGTGTGACATGTCAAAGACTCATCATATTGCAGTATTAGCCGGTGACGGCATCGGCCCTGAGATCATGGCTCAGGCATTAAAAGTGCTGGACGCCGTGCGCGAGCGCTTCGGTATGCGCATCACCACCAGCCAGTATGACGTGGGCGGCGCCGCGATTGATAACCACGGCACCCCGCTGCCGGCGGCAACCATTGAAGGCTGTGAAAAAGCGGATGCCATCCTGTTTGGCTCCGTGGGCGGCCCGAAATGGGAACACCTGCCGCCTAACGACCAGCCGGAGCGCGGTGCGCTGCTGCCGCTGCGCAAACATTTCCGCCTGTTCAGTAACCTGCGCCCGGCCCGGCTCTACCAGGGGCTGGAGGAGTTCTGCCCGCTGCGTGCGGATATTGCCGGGCGGGGCTTTGATATTCTGTGCGTGCGCGAGCTGACCGGCGGCATCTACTTTGGCCAGCCCAAAGGCCGCGAAGGCAGCGGCCAGCATGAAAAAGCCTTCGATACGGAGGTTTACCATCGCTTCGAAATCGAACGCATTGCCCGTATCGCCTTTGAGGCCGCCCGCAAACGCGGCAGTAAAGTCACCTCAATTGATAAAGCCAACGTGCTGCAAACCTCGCTGCTGTGGCGTGAAATTGTCACCGAGATGGGGAAAGCCTACCCGGACGTGGCCCTGAACCATATGTATATCGATAACGCCACCATGCAGCTGATAAAAGATCCTGGCCAGTTTGACGTCATGCTCTGCTCTAACCTGTTCGGGGATATTCTGTCTGACGAATGCGCCATGATCACCGGCTCCATGGGGATGCTGCCCTCTGCCAGCCTCAACGATCAGGGGTTTGGCCTGTATGAGCCTGCCGGTGGCTCCGCCCCGGATATTGCCGGTAAAGATATTGCCAACCCGGTGGCCCAGATCCTCTCCCTGGCCCTGCTGCTGCGCTACAGCCTGAACGCCGAAGAGGCGGCCCGGGCGATTGAGCTGGCGGTAAACCAGGCGCTGGAAAACGGCGTGCGTACCGCCGATCTGGCCCGGGATTCTGCGGCTGTCGGAACATCTGAAATGGGCGATATCATTGCCCGCTATGTGGCTCAGGGGGTGTAATCATGGCCAGAACATTGTATGAAAAGTTGTTTGATGCCCATATCGTCCATGAGGCTCCCAACGAAACTCCGTTACTGTACATTGACCGCCACCTGGTCCATGAGGTGACCTCTCCCCAGGCGTTTGACGGCCTGCGCGCCCACGGGCGCAAACTGCGCCAGCCCGGGAAAACTTTCGCCACCATGGACCATAACGTCTCTACCCAGACCAAAGACATCAACGCCAGCGGTGAAATGGCCCGCATCCAGATGCAGGAGCTGATTAAAAACTGCCAGGAGTTCGGTGTTGAGCTCTACGATCTGAACCATCAATATCAGGGTATCGTCCACGTGATGGGCCCGGAACAGGGGATCACCCTGCCGGGAATGACGATTGTTTGTGGGGACTCACACACCGCCACCCACGGTGCATTCGGGGCGCTGGCCTTCGGTATCGGCACCTCAGAAGTGGAGCACGTGATGGCCACCCAGACCCTGAAACAGGGCCGGGCGAAGACCATGAAAATTGAGGTCACGGGGCGTGCAGCCCCGGGGATCACCGCCAAAGATATCGTGCTGGCGATCATCGGTAAAACCGGCAGCGCCGGGGGCACCGGCCATGTGGTGGAGTTCTGCGGCCCGGCCATTGAGGCACTGAGCATGGAAGGCCGGATGACCCTGTGCAATATGGCCATTGAGATGGGCGCCAAAGCGGGCCTGGTTGCCCCGGATGCCACCACATTTGCCTATGTCAAAGGCCGCCAGCACGCGCCCAAAGGTGCCGATTTCGACGCCGCCGTCGCCTGGTGGGAAACCCTGAAAACTGACGATGGCGCCCGGTTTGACACCGTCGTGACCCTGGATGCAGCCGACATTGCCCCCCAGGTTACCTGGGGGACCAACCCCGGCCAGGTAATTTCCGTTAACGAGGCCATTCCGGACCCGGCCTCCTTCAGTGACCCGGTAGAGCGCGCCTCTGCCGAAAAAGCCCTGGCCTATATGGATCTGAAGCCCGGGATCCCGCTGACCGATGTCGCCATCGACAAGGTGTTTATTGGCTCCTGTACTAACTCGCGCATTGAGGATTTACGCGCCGCCGCCGAAGTGGCAAAAGGCCGTAAAGTGGCCCCGGGGGTGCAGGCCATGGTGGTGCCGGGCTCCGGTCCGGTCAAAGCCCAGGCTGAAGCCGAAGGGCTGGACAAGATCTTCATTGCGGCCGGTTTCGAATGGCGCCTGCCGGGCTGCTCCATGTGCCTGGCGATGAACAACGATCGTCTGAACCCGGGGGAGCGCTGCGCCTCCACCAGTAACCGTAATTTTGAAGGCCGCCAGGGGCGCGGCGGGCGCACCCATCTGGTCAGCCCGGCCATGGCCGCTGCCGCGGCCGTCGCAGGTCATTTTGCCGATATCCGTACGCTGAAATAAGGGGAACACCATGGCAGAGAAATTTATCCGGCACACCGGTCTGGTGGCCCCGCTGGACGCGGCAAACGTCGATACCGATGCAATCATTCCTAAGCAGTTTCTGCAAAAGGTGACCCGCACCGGTTTCGGGGCACATCTGTTTAACGACTGGCGCTTTCTGGACGATAAAGGCCAGCAGCCCAACCCGGAGTTCGTCCTGAACTACCCTCAGTATCAGGGGGCCTCTATTCTGCTGGCCCGGGAAAACTTTGGCTGTGGCTCCTCCCGCGAGCACGCCCCCTGGGCGCTGACTGACTACGGTTTCCGGGTGGTGATTGCCCCGAGCTTTGCCGATATCTTCTACGGCAACGCGTTTAACAACCAGTTACTGCCGGTGAAACTGAGCGAGGCCGAAGTGGACGAGCTGTTCACCCTGGTCACGACCCATCCGGGGATCACCTTCACCGTGGATCTGGAGGCGATGGAGGTCCACGCCGGGGAGAAAACCTACCCCTTCACGCTGGATAGCTTCCGCCGCCACTGCATGCTGAACGGCCTGGACAGCATTGGCCTGACCCTGCAGCACGACGCGGCCATCGCCGCCTACGAGCAGCAACAACCGGCGTTTATGCGCTAACACGTCCCACCATAAAAAAAGCCAGCAGTAACTTACTGCTGGCGGGTGATATTCACCAATACTCAGTAACACAAACTTCCCGCGGGCTCCCCGTTGTCCTTCACGGCCGGGGAAACGGCAGCCTCAGTGCCATTCAGCTCCCACTGCATAAGATAATCCAGAGTCTGCAAACGCTGCTGAACACTCAGGCGGGCCAGCCATGAGCGGTTTGCTGTGTGCGTTGCCACAAAATAGTCTTTCCAGAACGCCATCGCCGCTGATTTCATTTTCCACACCTCCGCGCTTTCATCACGGATAAGTATTCACGTAATATAGGATCTGTAAAATTGATGAGTTTCTGCCGGGAGTTCCTCTTTTATGTCCTCCAGTCGTCTGCAACAGCAGTTTATTCGTCTCTGGCAGTGTTGTGATGGCCAGGACCGCCTGGTCACCCTCAGCGAGCTGGCCGCCCTGCTCAGTTGCTCCCGCCGCCATATGCGCACCCTGCTCAACAGCATGCAGGATAAAGGCTGGCTCACCTGGCAGGCCGAAGCGGGCCGCGGTAAGCGCTCCCGGCTCGCCTTTATTTACACCGGCCTGAGCCTGCAACAGCAGCGGGCGGAAGATCTGCTCGAACAGGACCGGATCGACCAGCTGGTGGATATCGTGGGCGATAAGGCCGCCGTCCGCCAGATGCTGCTCTCCCACCTCGGGCGCAGCTTTCGCCAGGGGCGCCATATTCTGCGGGTGCTGTACTACCGCCCGCTGCTTAACCTGCTGCCCGGTACGGCCCTGCGCCGTTCAGAAACCCATATCGCCCGGCAGATCTTCAACGGCCTGACCCGGATAAATGAGGAAAACGGGGAACTGGAAGCGGATATTGCCCACCACTGGCAGCAGTTAACGCCGCTGCACTGGCGCTTTTATCTGCGCCCGGGGATCCACTTTCACCACGGGCGGGAACTGGAAATGGACGATGTCATCAGCGCCCTGCAGCGCATTACGGCCCTGCCCCTGTATGCCCATATTACCGGGGTGAGCTCAGCTACCCCCTGGACACTGGATATCACGCTCAGCCAGCCAGACCGCTGGCTGCCGTGGCTGGTGGCCAGCACCAGCGCGATGATCCTGCCCCGGGAGTGGCCCTCCGTGAACGGTTTTGCCAGCCGCCCCTTCGGCACCGGCCCCTACTCGGTGGAGCGCAATAACCGCAACCAGCTACAAATCCGCGCCTTTGAGGACTACTTCGGCTTCCGGGCGCTGATTGATGAGGTCAATATCTGGGTATTAGCGGATCTCAGCGATGATCAAACCTGCGGGGTGCAACTCCAGACCACCAGCCACTCGTCACCCGATAACCAAAAATCCTTCGAAAGCCGCCTGGAAGAGGGCTGCTATTATCTGCTGTTTGACAAGCGCTCCCCCACGGCGCAGCGCCCTGACGTGCGCCGCTGGGTAAGCCAGGTGCTCTCCCCGGTGAACCTGATAGCCCACGCAGACCCCCAGTACCAGCGCTACTGGTTTCCGGCCTGGGGGCTTCTGCCGCGCTGGCACCATGCCCCCCAGACGCCCCATACCCCAAAACCCGCCGGGCTGAGCACGCTGACCATCACCTACTACCGGGAGCACGCAGAGCACCAGCTTATTGCCCGGATCATGGCCACACTGCTGGCCGCCCACGGGGTTACGCTGCATATCCGGGAGACGGACTATCCGGACTGGCACCAGGGTGAAGAGAGCAGCGATATCTGGCTTAACAGCGCGAATTTCACCCTGCCGCTGGAGTTCTCCCTGTTCGCCCATCTGTTTGATATCCCTCTGCTACAGCGCTGTATTGAGCGCGACTGGCAGGGCGATGCCCGGCGCTGGCGTGCCGGTGAGCTGGATCTGCCCGCCTGGTGCCAGCAACTGCTGGCAGAGCAACAGATAGTGCCGCTTATCCACCACTGGCTGACTATCGAGGGGCAGCGCAGTATGCGCGGCGTGCGGATGAACACCCTCGGCTGGTTTGACTTTAAATCCGCCTGGTTTGCCCCGCCGGAGCCGTAAATCTTTCGCAAAAGGTGCGCAGTCATTACAATATGGCGCTCTTACCGGGGCCGTCTGGCGGCGCTGGTTAACATCACGCCAACCAGGGAAAGTAAAGTGCTTAAACGACTCCTTCCGCTCCTGCTGCTGCTCTGCGCACCGGCCATGGCGAAGCCGCTACTCACGGTCTATACCTATGACTCCTTTGCTGCCGAATGGGGCCCGGGCCCGGCGGTGAAAAAAGCCTTTGAAGCCCGGTGCGGGTGTGAGCTTAAATTTGTCGCCCTGGAGGACGGGGTCTCGCTGCTTAACCGCCTGCGCATGGAGGGGAAAAACAGCAAAGCGGATGTTGTACTCGGGCTGGATAACAACCTGCTGGAGGCGGCCACCCGCACCGGGTTGTTTGCACCGTCCGGGGTGGATAACACGGTATTCACCCTCCCCGGCGGCTGGCACAACACCACGTTTGTCCCCTATGACTACGGCTATTTCGCCTTTGTGTACGATAAAAACAAACTCAAAAACCCGCCGCAAAGCCTGCGTGAGCTGGTAGAGAGCCCGGAAAAATGGCGGGTAATTTACCAGGATCCGCGCACCAGCACCCCGGGGCTTGGCCTGCTACTGTGGATGCAAAAAGTCTATGGCGCAGAGGCCCCCGCCGCCTGGCAAAAACTGGCGCGCAAGACGGTCACCGTCACCAAAGGCTGGAGCGAAGCCTACGGCCTGTTCCTCAAAGGAGAGAGCGATCTGGTGCTGAGCTATACCACCTCACCGGCTTACCATCTGATTGCTGAAAAAAAATCCAGTTATGCCGCCGCCCGTTTCAGCGAAGGGCACTACTTACAAGTTGAGGTCGCAGGCCGCCTGGCAGGCAGTAAACAGCCCGCCCTGGCGGAAGAATTTATGCAGTTTATTGCCACCCCGGCATTCCAGAACACCATTCCTGCCGGTAACTGGATGTACCCGGTGACCTCTGTCGCCCTGCCTGCGGAATTTAACGCGCTGATGAAACCGGCCAGCGCACTGGAATTCACCCCGGCGGAAGTGGCCCGCCAGCGCAGCGACTGGATCAACGCATGGCAACGCGCCGTCAGCCGCTGAGTCTTCTCCCCGGCTGGCTGCTGCCCGGGCTGCTGGCCGCCGGGCTGGTGCTGGGGATAGCCCTGGCGGCGTTCACCACCCTGTGGCTCAGCGCCCCCCAAAGCGACCCCGGCCACCTCCTGCAGGACAGTTACCTGTGGCATGTGGTGCGTTTTTCTTTCTGGCAGGCGCTGCTCTCCGCCCTGTGCTCGGTGCTGCCCGCCATTGCCCTGGCCCGAGCCCTGAGCCGCCGCCGCTTCCCCGGGCGCACGCTGCTGCTGCGTTTATGCGCCATGACCCTGGTATTACCAGTGCTGGTGGCGGTGTTCGGGCTGCTGACCGTCTATGGCCGGGAAGGCTGGCTGGCCACGCTGTTTACCCGGCTTGGGCTGGAGTGGCACTTCTCACCCTACGGGCTGGGGGGCATTTTGCTGGCCCATGTCTTCTTTAACCTGCCGCTGGCTACCCGCCTGCTGTTACAGGCCCTGGAGCAGATCCCGCCAGAGCAACGCCTGCTGGCCGCCCAGTTAGGCATGGGGAGCGGGGCGTTCTTCCGGCTGGTTGAGTGGCCCTGGCTGCGCCGCCAGATCCTGCCGGTTGCGGCCCTCGTCTTTATGCTCTGCTTCGCCAGCTTCGCCACGGTACTGGCGCTGGGCGGCGGCCCCCGGGCCACCACCATTGAGCTGGCCATCTACCAGGCGCTCAGTTTTGATTATGATCCGGGTAAAGCCGCACTGCTGGCCCTGCTCCAGATGGGGTGCTGCCTGGGGCTGATGCTGCTCAGCCAGCGTTTTAGTCCGTCGCTACCGGCGGGCACGCCGCAGCCCCCGGTCTGGCGTAACCCCGGGGACAGTCTGCTCAGCCGCTGTACCGACAGCCTGCTGATCCTGCTCGCCCTGCTCCTCCTGCTGCCGCCGCTGCTGGCGGTGATAAGCGATGGTCTGAACCGGGATCTGCTCCCCGTGCTGGGCTCGGCGGTGCTCTGGCAGGCGCTGGGCACATCATTGCGTATCGCCCTTGGTGCCGGGCTGCTGTGCGTGCTGCTGACCATGATGCTGCTGTGGAGCGCCAGAGAGCTGCGCCTGCGCCAGCATATCCTCGCCGGGCAGTGCCTCGAACTTTCCGGCATGCTCATCCTGGCGATGCCGGGTATCGTCCTGGCGACGGGCTTTTTCCTGCTGTGCAGCCAGACCACGGGGCTGCCGCAGCACCCGGACGGTATCGTCATCCTCACCAATGCCCTGATGGCTATCCCCTACGCCATGAAAGTGCTGGAAAACCCGATGCGCGACATGGCCGGGCGCTATTCGCGCCTGTGCCAGTCCCTCGGGCTCCACGGGCTACAGCGGCTCTGGTGGATAGAAATGCGCGCCCTGTCCCGGCCCCTGGCCCAGGCGCTGGCTTTTGCCTGCGTGTTGTCGATTGGCGATTTTGGCGTGGTGGCGCTGTTTGGCAGCGACGATTTCCGCACCCTGCCCTTCTGGCTGTACCAGCAAATGGGGGCCTATCGCGGCCAGCAGGGGGCGGTCACTGCGCTGATCCTGCTGCTGCTCTGTTTTCTGCTCTTTAGCCTGATTGAACGTTTTGGGGAGCGCCATGCTAACGCTGAATGATGTCACCTGGCTGTACCGCCACTTACCCATGCGCTTTACCCTGGATGTGCGCGCCGGGGAGCGGGTGGCCATCCTCGGCCCCAGCGGGGCCGGGAAGAGCACCCTGCTGAACCTGATTGCCGGCTTCCTGACCCCGACCCACGGGCAGATCCTGCTCAATGGCGAGGATCACACCACCACTGCGCCTGCGGCACGCCCGGTCTCGATGCTGTTTCAGGAAAATAACCTGTTCAGCCACCTCTCGGTGGCC
This Shimwellia blattae DSM 4481 = NBRC 105725 DNA region includes the following protein-coding sequences:
- the thiP gene encoding thiamine/thiamine pyrophosphate ABC transporter permease ThiP produces the protein MATRRQPLSLLPGWLLPGLLAAGLVLGIALAAFTTLWLSAPQSDPGHLLQDSYLWHVVRFSFWQALLSALCSVLPAIALARALSRRRFPGRTLLLRLCAMTLVLPVLVAVFGLLTVYGREGWLATLFTRLGLEWHFSPYGLGGILLAHVFFNLPLATRLLLQALEQIPPEQRLLAAQLGMGSGAFFRLVEWPWLRRQILPVAALVFMLCFASFATVLALGGGPRATTIELAIYQALSFDYDPGKAALLALLQMGCCLGLMLLSQRFSPSLPAGTPQPPVWRNPGDSLLSRCTDSLLILLALLLLLPPLLAVISDGLNRDLLPVLGSAVLWQALGTSLRIALGAGLLCVLLTMMLLWSARELRLRQHILAGQCLELSGMLILAMPGIVLATGFFLLCSQTTGLPQHPDGIVILTNALMAIPYAMKVLENPMRDMAGRYSRLCQSLGLHGLQRLWWIEMRALSRPLAQALAFACVLSIGDFGVVALFGSDDFRTLPFWLYQQMGAYRGQQGAVTALILLLLCFLLFSLIERFGERHANAE
- the leuB gene encoding 3-isopropylmalate dehydrogenase — protein: MSKTHHIAVLAGDGIGPEIMAQALKVLDAVRERFGMRITTSQYDVGGAAIDNHGTPLPAATIEGCEKADAILFGSVGGPKWEHLPPNDQPERGALLPLRKHFRLFSNLRPARLYQGLEEFCPLRADIAGRGFDILCVRELTGGIYFGQPKGREGSGQHEKAFDTEVYHRFEIERIARIAFEAARKRGSKVTSIDKANVLQTSLLWREIVTEMGKAYPDVALNHMYIDNATMQLIKDPGQFDVMLCSNLFGDILSDECAMITGSMGMLPSASLNDQGFGLYEPAGGSAPDIAGKDIANPVAQILSLALLLRYSLNAEEAARAIELAVNQALENGVRTADLARDSAAVGTSEMGDIIARYVAQGV
- the sgrT gene encoding glucose uptake inhibitor SgrT → MKSAAMAFWKDYFVATHTANRSWLARLSVQQRLQTLDYLMQWELNGTEAAVSPAVKDNGEPAGSLCY
- the sgrR gene encoding HTH-type transcriptional regulator SgrR, with product MSSSRLQQQFIRLWQCCDGQDRLVTLSELAALLSCSRRHMRTLLNSMQDKGWLTWQAEAGRGKRSRLAFIYTGLSLQQQRAEDLLEQDRIDQLVDIVGDKAAVRQMLLSHLGRSFRQGRHILRVLYYRPLLNLLPGTALRRSETHIARQIFNGLTRINEENGELEADIAHHWQQLTPLHWRFYLRPGIHFHHGRELEMDDVISALQRITALPLYAHITGVSSATPWTLDITLSQPDRWLPWLVASTSAMILPREWPSVNGFASRPFGTGPYSVERNNRNQLQIRAFEDYFGFRALIDEVNIWVLADLSDDQTCGVQLQTTSHSSPDNQKSFESRLEEGCYYLLFDKRSPTAQRPDVRRWVSQVLSPVNLIAHADPQYQRYWFPAWGLLPRWHHAPQTPHTPKPAGLSTLTITYYREHAEHQLIARIMATLLAAHGVTLHIRETDYPDWHQGEESSDIWLNSANFTLPLEFSLFAHLFDIPLLQRCIERDWQGDARRWRAGELDLPAWCQQLLAEQQIVPLIHHWLTIEGQRSMRGVRMNTLGWFDFKSAWFAPPEP
- the leuC gene encoding 3-isopropylmalate dehydratase large subunit; the encoded protein is MARTLYEKLFDAHIVHEAPNETPLLYIDRHLVHEVTSPQAFDGLRAHGRKLRQPGKTFATMDHNVSTQTKDINASGEMARIQMQELIKNCQEFGVELYDLNHQYQGIVHVMGPEQGITLPGMTIVCGDSHTATHGAFGALAFGIGTSEVEHVMATQTLKQGRAKTMKIEVTGRAAPGITAKDIVLAIIGKTGSAGGTGHVVEFCGPAIEALSMEGRMTLCNMAIEMGAKAGLVAPDATTFAYVKGRQHAPKGADFDAAVAWWETLKTDDGARFDTVVTLDAADIAPQVTWGTNPGQVISVNEAIPDPASFSDPVERASAEKALAYMDLKPGIPLTDVAIDKVFIGSCTNSRIEDLRAAAEVAKGRKVAPGVQAMVVPGSGPVKAQAEAEGLDKIFIAAGFEWRLPGCSMCLAMNNDRLNPGERCASTSNRNFEGRQGRGGRTHLVSPAMAAAAAVAGHFADIRTLK
- the thiB gene encoding thiamine ABC transporter substrate binding subunit, whose translation is MLKRLLPLLLLLCAPAMAKPLLTVYTYDSFAAEWGPGPAVKKAFEARCGCELKFVALEDGVSLLNRLRMEGKNSKADVVLGLDNNLLEAATRTGLFAPSGVDNTVFTLPGGWHNTTFVPYDYGYFAFVYDKNKLKNPPQSLRELVESPEKWRVIYQDPRTSTPGLGLLLWMQKVYGAEAPAAWQKLARKTVTVTKGWSEAYGLFLKGESDLVLSYTTSPAYHLIAEKKSSYAAARFSEGHYLQVEVAGRLAGSKQPALAEEFMQFIATPAFQNTIPAGNWMYPVTSVALPAEFNALMKPASALEFTPAEVARQRSDWINAWQRAVSR
- the leuA gene encoding 2-isopropylmalate synthase, with the translated sequence MSQQVIIFDTTLRDGEQALQASLSVKEKLQIALALERMGIDVMEVGFPVSSPGDFESVQTIARNIKNSRVCGLARCVEKDIDVAAESLRVAEAFRIHTFIATSPMHIATKLRSTLDEVIERAVYMVKRARNYTDDVEFSCEDAGRTPIADLAWVVEAAISAGATTINIPDTVGYTMPFEFSNIISGLYQRVPNIDKAIISVHTHDDLGMAVGNAIAAVHAGARQVEGTINGIGERAGNCSLEEVIMAIKVRKDIMGVHTNTRHNEIWRTSQTVSQLCNMPIPANKAVVGAGAFAHSSGIHQDGVLKNRENYEIMTPESIGLNQVQLNLTSRSGRAAVKHRMEEMGYKESDYNMDDLYDAFLKLADKKGQVFDYDLEALAFINKQQEEPEHFRLDYFNVQSGSSVVSTATVQLACGDEVKSEACTGNGPVDAVYQAIHRITGYDVELVTYQLGAKGQGKNALGQVDIVVNYQGRRFHGIGLATDIVESSAKAMVHVLNNIWRAGEVEKELQRKAEKESNQETV
- the leuD gene encoding 3-isopropylmalate dehydratase small subunit encodes the protein MAEKFIRHTGLVAPLDAANVDTDAIIPKQFLQKVTRTGFGAHLFNDWRFLDDKGQQPNPEFVLNYPQYQGASILLARENFGCGSSREHAPWALTDYGFRVVIAPSFADIFYGNAFNNQLLPVKLSEAEVDELFTLVTTHPGITFTVDLEAMEVHAGEKTYPFTLDSFRRHCMLNGLDSIGLTLQHDAAIAAYEQQQPAFMR